The Solibacillus sp. FSL W7-1464 genome contains a region encoding:
- a CDS encoding YfjL-like protein, translating into MKKKILYSVIAVLLIGVLVYAYMQMSGNTVHKQRAKESLETFLQETYPEMDYEIKQVGYGWTDVTYEFEVVRKDSLAVETTYTFYVSGFEPYEVFSDTIRETSIND; encoded by the coding sequence ATGAAAAAGAAAATACTATATAGTGTAATTGCTGTTTTGTTAATTGGTGTGCTAGTGTACGCTTACATGCAAATGAGCGGAAATACAGTGCATAAACAAAGAGCAAAAGAGAGCCTGGAAACATTTTTGCAAGAAACTTATCCAGAGATGGACTATGAGATTAAACAGGTAGGATACGGTTGGACGGATGTCACGTATGAGTTTGAAGTGGTGAGAAAGGATTCCCTGGCAGTAGAAACTACCTATACGTTTTATGTTTCCGGTTTCGAGCCTTATGAGGTGTTCAGTGATACAATTCGTGAAACGAGCATCAACGACTGA
- a CDS encoding zf-HC2 domain-containing protein yields the protein MTKECPIIQDLLPLYEEDLLQLETKQFVEEHLKSCQECRQMAEQSQIPLPVEVEHGGGSKKMIRKITLKLTTIQIFFVAVAFILAMGTTVMNNKSGFILTYALLGAVTYLFYRSILIAVLLAGIPNFIWNCLLYMTDWFGEFYGGNFLEAFSIALTAVIVHLIITFIGIVIGFCILKVREEN from the coding sequence ATGACCAAGGAATGTCCGATTATCCAAGATCTTTTACCTTTATATGAGGAAGATTTGCTTCAGCTGGAGACAAAACAATTTGTCGAGGAACACTTGAAAAGTTGCCAAGAGTGCCGCCAGATGGCAGAACAATCTCAAATTCCGCTGCCTGTTGAGGTAGAACATGGCGGTGGCTCTAAAAAAATGATTCGGAAAATTACACTGAAGCTGACAACGATACAGATTTTCTTTGTTGCGGTTGCCTTTATCTTGGCGATGGGGACGACCGTGATGAATAACAAGAGTGGATTTATTCTGACCTATGCCTTACTGGGCGCGGTTACCTATTTATTTTACCGTTCAATTCTTATAGCCGTTCTGCTTGCAGGGATACCGAATTTTATATGGAACTGCCTGTTGTATATGACGGATTGGTTCGGTGAATTTTATGGGGGAAACTTTTTGGAGGCTTTTTCGATCGCACTCACAGCCGTGATTGTTCATTTAATCATAACGTTTATCGGAATTGTTATCGGCTTTTGCATTCTTAAAGTAAGAGAGGAAAATTAA
- a CDS encoding RNA polymerase sigma factor, with protein sequence MNKLEEQYEQIHPKLYAFFLSKTGNRMTAQDLCHDTFYEACKSIGSFNGHSTLSTWIFSIAGNLLKKYYRKNKYQQSLMQKLATLPETDMLSLEELAEVNEDTRILLHHISKLDDASREIVLLRIYGELSFAEIGDLIGKSENYARVTFHRLKLKIQKLMEVTL encoded by the coding sequence ATGAACAAGCTAGAGGAACAATATGAGCAAATTCATCCAAAACTCTATGCGTTTTTTCTATCCAAGACAGGAAATCGGATGACTGCTCAAGATCTTTGCCACGATACATTTTATGAGGCCTGTAAAAGCATTGGCTCCTTTAATGGACATTCCACTTTGTCGACATGGATATTCTCGATTGCGGGGAATTTACTGAAAAAATATTACCGGAAAAACAAGTATCAGCAAAGCTTAATGCAAAAACTCGCAACTCTTCCAGAGACTGACATGCTATCACTGGAAGAGTTAGCAGAAGTTAATGAAGATACAAGAATACTTTTACATCATATTTCAAAACTGGATGATGCCTCAAGGGAAATTGTATTGCTGCGCATATATGGAGAACTGAGCTTTGCAGAAATTGGTGATTTAATTGGTAAATCAGAGAACTATGCGCGGGTGACGTTTCACCGGCTGAAATTAAAGATTCAAAAATTAATGGAGGTGACTTTATGA
- a CDS encoding sigma-70 family RNA polymerase sigma factor: protein MDQYIQQALAGDEMAIWHITTMYKPRLLAKANSYMKNKQDAEDIVQETFIKAFGALAQLKEPKYFATWLYKILIRESFSAMKKKKRTELLEVEIMEQLLLLDQENSEDYSELHNAIESLKKDYQMAIILHYFYDFKVFEIAEILGKPNNTIKMHLHRGRKAIRLKLEETMQKSLQQKDVKRMLKEQLLNLAKQYGNIPAHYELELENYLEDGISSYMWKGQSKDEMVFMRLDEKGRLDDFAKSATKEGPPMTEEMKLEIAQRQLREQYPEAPSYYTLIEQNKKEASTSFKFGQVVGGFPLDGFYCRIEVTDPGEVIQFTYTGYMENPPEMPKKLYPTERILTTLYGGDWLLGAVCFDEKYDSVQESGIYAIYESKRLTRAYDAVTGKPLHDDDDESTQIYVPFPKVEALPKKVKMEEIIGINEEWEQYEEESMDEAYEELNWRPKGWEDSGGKTYDQYMKNKFENRIKVKVDKRTKRLISFMWLTENEGVAKLSEEECLQIAAQFIQTYYPEYTPYLYVEVKEEDDLEKNRAFFRFVVHKDGLFVENEFFHMNICKKTGAILMFTAANIAVESIEKFEPKAIKPIEELLPLTGIKVQPEWKRVYGKTEQDKDEMRLIYRIQMTDGAFIKGINAESGEIIYSLI from the coding sequence ATGGATCAGTACATACAACAAGCACTTGCTGGTGATGAAATGGCGATCTGGCACATAACGACGATGTATAAGCCTCGATTACTCGCTAAAGCAAATTCCTATATGAAAAATAAGCAGGATGCGGAAGATATTGTGCAGGAAACGTTTATAAAAGCATTCGGTGCACTGGCTCAGCTGAAAGAACCGAAATATTTTGCGACATGGCTATACAAAATATTGATTCGTGAAAGCTTTTCTGCAATGAAAAAGAAGAAGCGCACGGAGCTGTTAGAGGTAGAAATCATGGAACAGCTTCTGTTACTGGATCAGGAAAACAGCGAGGATTACAGCGAGTTGCATAACGCAATAGAAAGCCTTAAAAAAGACTATCAAATGGCCATAATATTACATTATTTTTATGATTTTAAAGTGTTTGAAATCGCGGAAATACTAGGGAAGCCGAACAACACAATTAAAATGCATCTGCACCGCGGCAGAAAAGCGATACGCCTGAAGCTGGAGGAAACGATGCAAAAGTCATTACAACAAAAGGATGTAAAACGCATGTTAAAAGAACAGTTATTGAACTTAGCAAAGCAATATGGAAATATACCTGCACACTATGAGCTGGAACTTGAAAATTATCTGGAGGATGGAATTTCTTCATACATGTGGAAAGGGCAAAGCAAGGATGAAATGGTTTTTATGCGTTTAGATGAAAAAGGCCGGCTGGATGATTTTGCAAAAAGCGCAACAAAAGAAGGTCCGCCGATGACGGAAGAGATGAAGCTTGAAATCGCTCAGCGACAGCTACGGGAGCAATACCCGGAAGCACCTTCGTATTATACATTAATAGAACAAAATAAAAAGGAAGCAAGTACAAGCTTTAAATTTGGGCAAGTTGTTGGCGGTTTTCCGTTAGACGGTTTTTATTGTCGTATAGAAGTGACCGATCCAGGTGAGGTCATTCAGTTCACTTATACAGGCTATATGGAAAATCCTCCAGAAATGCCAAAGAAGCTTTATCCAACGGAGCGTATTTTAACTACATTATACGGAGGTGATTGGTTACTCGGTGCTGTATGTTTTGATGAAAAATACGATTCCGTTCAAGAGTCGGGTATATATGCAATCTATGAGTCTAAGCGATTAACGCGTGCCTATGATGCGGTGACAGGCAAACCGCTACATGATGACGATGATGAGTCAACGCAAATCTATGTGCCGTTTCCGAAGGTTGAAGCACTGCCGAAAAAGGTCAAGATGGAAGAAATCATTGGCATCAATGAGGAATGGGAACAATATGAAGAAGAAAGCATGGATGAGGCGTATGAAGAGCTGAATTGGCGTCCTAAAGGCTGGGAAGATTCTGGGGGGAAAACATACGATCAATATATGAAAAATAAGTTTGAAAATCGGATAAAAGTAAAAGTGGATAAACGAACGAAGCGCTTAATTAGTTTCATGTGGTTAACTGAAAATGAAGGTGTGGCGAAGCTTTCTGAAGAAGAATGCTTACAAATTGCCGCCCAGTTTATCCAAACATATTATCCGGAGTACACACCATATTTATATGTAGAGGTGAAAGAGGAAGATGACCTGGAGAAAAACCGCGCCTTTTTCCGATTTGTAGTGCACAAGGATGGATTATTTGTTGAAAATGAATTTTTCCATATGAATATTTGTAAAAAAACAGGCGCTATTCTGATGTTTACAGCAGCGAATATAGCGGTTGAATCTATCGAAAAGTTTGAGCCGAAAGCGATTAAGCCTATTGAAGAATTGCTGCCGCTAACAGGCATAAAAGTTCAACCGGAGTGGAAGAGGGTATACGGAAAAACAGAGCAGGATAAGGATGAAATGCGCCTTATTTACCGTATTCAAATGACGGACGGTGCTTTTATAAAAGGGATTAATGCGGAAAGTGGAGAGATTATTTATAGCTTGATCTAA
- a CDS encoding IS110 family transposase — translation MNSNMNHKINQVSENTLVIGIDIAKHKHFACAIDDRGRVLQKSFPIVQSRSGFEGFYERLLTLKATHEKQEILVGFEPTGHYWMNLAAFLTSYGIPFVMVNPMHVNRSKELDDNLQTKNDQKDALVIARLMRDGRFSYPRTLEGIEAELRNGATLRSKIQEDLNALHNRIIRWLDRFFPEFTHVFKSFGKMAYAVLEMTPLPSDIRGKTPEELLFLYRQVDGMKSPQLPKAKQLVGVAQASIGLTKGLVMAKLEIATLLSQVKLMQAQLDELTAQLIELSKQMTDYEYLASVPGIGDVTIVDLLSEVGSLTQYEHPRQLIKLAGLTLRENSSGQQKGQKRISKRGRRKLRALLFRVMMPLILHNSAFKQLHEYYTTRSINPLRKKQSIVVLCGKLLKILHALCKKKTMFNEHQMMNDFASLQTAA, via the coding sequence ATGAATTCTAATATGAACCATAAAATTAATCAAGTTTCTGAAAATACTCTGGTAATCGGTATCGACATTGCGAAGCACAAACATTTCGCCTGTGCCATTGATGATCGAGGCCGAGTGCTCCAAAAATCATTTCCCATTGTGCAGTCACGCAGTGGATTTGAAGGCTTTTATGAGCGACTGCTTACGTTAAAAGCTACACATGAAAAACAGGAAATCCTCGTTGGTTTTGAGCCAACAGGACACTACTGGATGAACTTGGCGGCGTTTCTGACAAGCTACGGAATTCCATTCGTCATGGTCAATCCGATGCACGTCAACCGTTCCAAGGAATTGGACGACAATCTTCAAACAAAGAATGACCAAAAAGACGCACTTGTCATCGCTCGCCTCATGCGAGACGGTCGCTTCAGCTATCCTCGAACTCTCGAAGGAATCGAAGCTGAGTTACGAAATGGTGCGACATTACGCTCAAAGATTCAAGAAGATTTAAATGCTTTACACAATCGGATTATTCGTTGGCTAGATCGCTTCTTCCCAGAGTTTACACACGTATTTAAAAGCTTCGGCAAAATGGCGTATGCGGTACTCGAAATGACACCACTGCCATCGGATATCAGAGGGAAAACACCTGAAGAACTACTATTTTTATACCGCCAAGTAGACGGAATGAAAAGTCCCCAACTACCAAAGGCAAAACAATTAGTCGGGGTTGCGCAGGCTTCAATCGGACTGACAAAAGGCTTAGTGATGGCCAAATTGGAAATCGCCACGCTACTTTCTCAAGTGAAATTAATGCAAGCCCAGCTAGACGAATTAACAGCTCAATTAATTGAGCTCTCGAAACAAATGACAGATTATGAGTATTTAGCATCGGTCCCAGGAATCGGAGACGTCACAATTGTCGATTTACTATCAGAAGTAGGTTCACTCACACAATATGAACATCCACGCCAATTAATCAAACTAGCGGGACTCACATTGCGTGAAAACTCTTCCGGTCAGCAAAAAGGACAAAAACGGATTTCCAAACGAGGAAGACGCAAACTTCGCGCCCTCTTATTCCGAGTCATGATGCCGTTAATCTTGCATAATTCTGCATTTAAGCAATTACATGAATATTACACCACACGCTCGATCAATCCGCTTCGCAAGAAGCAATCCATCGTTGTGCTATGTGGGAAATTACTCAAGATTTTACATGCCTTGTGCAAAAAGAAAACCATGTTTAACGAACACCAAATGATGAACGATTTCGCCAGTCTTCAAACCGCTGCCTAA
- a CDS encoding TetR/AcrR family transcriptional regulator, with amino-acid sequence MITKGERTKQHILQVAIKLFSKNSFKNVTIRQIAKEAGISPGLIYKYFDTQEAIYYAAMQYASHELLERLQTIEKLEQFVQEYLHHMFTSEVLFEIMTYFSLDQDHSKNFLPILNEINQLLDLFEQKISGPNAKVEAQLLFSTLNGLIISYKKIPNRDTEAKIAAIQKLADYYVSQLKKRL; translated from the coding sequence ATGATAACAAAAGGTGAACGTACTAAACAGCATATTTTACAGGTAGCCATTAAATTATTTAGTAAAAACTCATTTAAAAATGTAACAATCAGACAAATTGCTAAAGAAGCGGGTATTTCACCTGGACTTATTTATAAATATTTTGATACACAAGAAGCTATTTACTATGCGGCCATGCAATATGCGAGCCATGAGCTGCTGGAGCGCTTGCAAACAATTGAGAAATTGGAACAGTTTGTCCAAGAGTATTTACATCATATGTTTACTTCTGAAGTACTGTTTGAAATCATGACCTATTTTTCACTTGATCAAGATCATTCCAAAAACTTTCTCCCGATATTAAATGAAATCAATCAGCTTCTCGATTTATTTGAACAAAAAATTTCAGGACCAAATGCTAAAGTGGAAGCTCAACTTTTATTCTCGACATTAAACGGACTAATCATTTCCTATAAAAAAATTCCCAATCGCGATACAGAAGCCAAAATCGCCGCAATTCAAAAGCTAGCTGATTACTATGTGTCGCAATTAAAAAAACGTTTATAA
- a CDS encoding class I adenylate-forming enzyme family protein → MNIGQVLASRATLQGEKVGFIHNEVQLTFAEMNARANSFAQYLLENGLQAGDKIALLCKNNEHVVAAFFGAAKLGIITVVLNYRLQGAELQYIVEHSDAKLLVHDEVFQEVVRQLPITGISTSELQGIYSETASEPIHVTHYHEPILMMYTSGTTGKPKGAMLSHYNLQAASIGLSHTIDWWEQDRFLMVAPFFHIGGFAPLITNVHVGATMILMEDFHPVEAWKAIQEHQITTMMTVPAMLAFMLKTYPMVKSDISSIRNISCGASVVPTPLILGFRQLGIPIQQVYGITEFTGAVSFWKESQNKEKFTSMGKPVMQASVHIVDVETKEPVAQGTVGEIVLSGPQVFVGYYKNEESYQQTVRNGEMYTGDAGYIDEDGFLYVVDRLKDMIISGGENIYSAELEAVLAEHPAVAEVAVVGVPNEQWGEVPRAYIVVKEGEHVTEAEIIAFNKERLASYKSIKEVVFLDQLPRNAVGKILKTHLTVANPV, encoded by the coding sequence ATGAACATTGGTCAAGTATTAGCGAGTCGTGCAACATTACAAGGAGAGAAAGTTGGTTTTATTCACAATGAGGTGCAGCTAACATTTGCTGAAATGAATGCTCGTGCAAACAGTTTTGCACAGTATTTGCTGGAGAATGGGCTTCAGGCAGGAGATAAAATTGCATTACTTTGTAAAAATAACGAGCATGTTGTAGCAGCATTTTTCGGTGCAGCCAAGTTAGGCATTATCACAGTTGTGCTAAATTATCGTTTACAAGGGGCAGAGTTACAATACATTGTGGAGCATAGTGACGCTAAATTACTAGTGCATGATGAAGTGTTTCAAGAAGTGGTAAGGCAGTTGCCGATCACAGGGATTAGCACATCAGAACTTCAAGGTATTTATTCTGAGACGGCATCCGAGCCAATTCATGTAACACATTACCATGAGCCAATTTTGATGATGTATACATCTGGAACAACAGGTAAACCAAAAGGTGCGATGCTCTCGCATTACAATTTGCAAGCAGCTTCCATTGGTTTAAGCCATACAATCGATTGGTGGGAGCAGGATCGTTTCTTAATGGTTGCGCCGTTTTTCCATATCGGCGGATTTGCTCCACTTATTACGAATGTACACGTTGGGGCAACAATGATTTTAATGGAGGACTTTCATCCAGTAGAAGCATGGAAAGCGATTCAGGAACATCAAATTACAACGATGATGACAGTTCCAGCTATGCTTGCATTTATGTTGAAGACTTATCCAATGGTAAAATCCGATATTTCAAGTATTCGTAATATTTCATGTGGTGCTTCAGTAGTACCAACCCCACTTATTTTAGGTTTTAGACAGCTTGGTATTCCAATTCAGCAAGTGTACGGCATTACCGAGTTTACAGGTGCGGTTTCATTTTGGAAGGAGTCACAAAACAAAGAGAAATTCACATCGATGGGGAAACCGGTTATGCAAGCGAGTGTTCATATTGTTGATGTCGAAACGAAGGAACCGGTCGCACAAGGAACTGTCGGTGAAATTGTTTTAAGCGGTCCGCAAGTATTTGTGGGGTATTACAAAAATGAAGAAAGTTATCAGCAAACAGTACGCAATGGGGAAATGTACACAGGAGATGCTGGATATATTGACGAAGATGGCTTTTTATATGTAGTGGATCGTTTGAAAGACATGATTATTAGTGGTGGAGAAAATATATATTCAGCAGAGTTAGAAGCTGTTCTAGCTGAGCATCCGGCAGTAGCAGAAGTAGCTGTTGTCGGTGTACCAAATGAACAATGGGGTGAGGTACCGCGTGCTTACATTGTCGTAAAAGAAGGAGAGCACGTAACGGAGGCAGAGATAATTGCTTTTAATAAAGAACGATTAGCATCCTATAAGTCTATTAAAGAAGTAGTATTTTTAGATCAATTACCTCGCAATGCAGTTGGCAAAATTTTAAAAACACATTTAACTGTTGCAAACCCGGTATAA
- a CDS encoding acyl-CoA dehydrogenase family protein yields MIKVQKNEQYTFDEFLESRAALNDLDNPFLQQVLKEFTGNGYDELIMSLKPFSEKLSYDWRRATAEYARPENHPKIRHFDAYNHRIDRIIRPQEAVQITQEVFREAVFSENNLPYEGIIKRYLLQGNGEAGISCPLVCTDGLIALIEAYYDEVPEAVREIHRHVKEGINGDFGIGAQYMTEMQGGSNIPANVLKAVPDGEVYRLYGHKFFCSAVHSDYAVVTARIEGTDDVATFIVPSWLPGNKEKEIRNHYEINRLKWKLGTSELPSGEIEYKGALAYQIGQQNKGVAIAVSIVLTRSRLDIGFGSGAFMMRAAREAKLYAGFRDVFGRKIEQFPMAAAQIADLEYAAKRTVATAFNIYKRFDSMDGSPLKAFANREMILLQKIYASKETVEKLRLAISLFGGNGAIEDFSDIPRLFRDSMVNELWEGPRNVLLAQVYRDLLKSKWPLPDVLREMFPQLSEQELNNYAKEIESIASINLVDFPNQENMRAARRWEALWEELFVSYQEYVTKPFEDLPIL; encoded by the coding sequence ATGATTAAAGTACAGAAAAATGAACAATACACTTTTGATGAGTTTTTGGAGAGTCGAGCCGCACTCAATGATTTAGACAATCCGTTTCTCCAACAAGTATTAAAAGAGTTTACGGGTAATGGCTATGACGAATTAATAATGTCACTGAAACCATTTAGTGAAAAGCTTTCTTATGACTGGCGTCGTGCAACAGCAGAATACGCACGTCCCGAAAACCATCCGAAAATCCGACATTTTGATGCTTATAATCATCGCATTGACCGCATTATCCGACCACAAGAGGCGGTGCAAATAACACAAGAAGTTTTTCGTGAAGCTGTTTTTTCAGAAAACAACTTACCGTATGAGGGGATTATTAAACGCTATCTTTTACAAGGCAATGGCGAAGCCGGTATCTCTTGTCCGCTTGTTTGTACGGATGGTCTGATTGCACTCATCGAGGCTTATTATGATGAAGTACCTGAAGCAGTGCGCGAAATTCATCGACATGTAAAAGAAGGAATCAACGGTGACTTTGGAATAGGTGCACAGTATATGACTGAAATGCAGGGCGGCTCAAATATTCCAGCGAATGTTTTGAAGGCTGTACCGGATGGTGAGGTCTATCGTTTATATGGACATAAATTTTTCTGCTCAGCTGTTCACTCAGATTATGCAGTGGTGACAGCACGTATTGAAGGGACTGATGATGTTGCGACATTTATCGTGCCTTCATGGTTACCAGGGAATAAAGAAAAAGAAATTCGTAATCATTATGAAATTAACCGTTTAAAGTGGAAACTTGGCACAAGTGAGCTTCCTTCAGGCGAGATTGAATATAAAGGTGCACTCGCGTATCAAATCGGGCAACAAAATAAAGGTGTAGCAATTGCTGTTAGTATCGTACTTACAAGATCCCGTTTAGATATTGGATTTGGTAGTGGGGCATTTATGATGCGTGCTGCTCGGGAAGCGAAGCTATACGCGGGTTTCCGGGATGTGTTTGGTCGTAAAATTGAGCAGTTTCCAATGGCGGCTGCGCAAATAGCAGATTTGGAATATGCAGCGAAAAGAACGGTAGCGACAGCATTTAATATTTATAAAAGATTTGATTCAATGGATGGTTCCCCATTAAAGGCCTTTGCGAACCGTGAAATGATTTTACTTCAAAAAATATATGCTTCGAAAGAGACTGTTGAAAAATTACGTTTAGCCATTTCCTTATTCGGGGGGAACGGAGCGATTGAAGATTTTAGTGATATTCCGAGATTGTTTAGGGACAGTATGGTCAATGAACTGTGGGAAGGTCCAAGGAATGTACTGTTAGCGCAAGTTTATCGTGATTTATTGAAGTCAAAATGGCCATTGCCAGATGTGCTTCGTGAAATGTTCCCGCAGTTATCGGAGCAAGAACTAAATAATTATGCAAAGGAAATTGAATCGATTGCTTCAATTAATTTAGTCGATTTCCCAAATCAAGAAAATATGCGTGCAGCTCGTCGATGGGAAGCTTTATGGGAGGAGCTTTTTGTCTCGTATCAGGAATATGTAACAAAGCCGTTTGAAGATTTACCAATTTTATAA
- a CDS encoding group II intron maturase-specific domain-containing protein → MWRNSSYILRVSSTKSVGKVGYRPIKSAKKRLKDKLRILTSRKRTGTFSEIVKRINQTTVGWINYYGVANMKTFIQELQGWLNHRLRQLIWKRWKLPRTKYVKLRQYGIQHDEAMKTAHSRKGYWRISRSEVLHQAIPNKRLVKWGLKDLSQFYEQRYSKG, encoded by the coding sequence GTGTGGCGCAACAGCAGCTACATTCTTAGGGTTTCATCTACAAAATCTGTCGGGAAAGTGGGATACCGACCAATCAAGTCCGCCAAGAAACGACTAAAAGATAAGCTAAGAATACTGACGAGTCGTAAACGAACAGGGACATTTAGTGAGATTGTGAAAAGAATCAATCAAACAACGGTTGGTTGGATTAATTACTATGGAGTTGCCAACATGAAAACTTTCATCCAAGAATTACAGGGATGGTTAAACCATCGCTTACGTCAATTAATATGGAAACGGTGGAAGCTACCACGAACTAAATATGTGAAATTACGCCAATACGGAATCCAACATGATGAAGCGATGAAAACGGCGCATTCAAGAAAAGGGTACTGGCGAATATCACGAAGCGAGGTTCTACACCAAGCCATTCCAAATAAAAGGCTCGTAAAATGGGGACTGAAAGACCTGTCCCAATTTTACGAGCAAAGATACTCAAAAGGTTGA
- the ltrA gene encoding group II intron reverse transcriptase/maturase: protein MKKQESINLIDRIASHRNLWNAYKKVKGNGGAPGIDGITVDGLKAHLIKYEEPLKRKLKDGSYQPQPVKRVAIPKADGSKRYLGIPCVLDRVVQQAILQVIQPIIDPHFSDKSFGFRKGRNQHQAIALAKKYYEEGYRTVVDCDLKSYFDTIHHQRLRAYLEEFITDKIVLKLIWKFLRSGILDKDILIETTEGTPQGGPLSPILANVYLNKLDRELEKRGHRFIRYADDFVIYVKSPRAGERVMTSVKNFIEDELGLTINEQKSKVCGATAATFLGFHLQNLSGKWDTDQSSPPRND from the coding sequence ATGAAGAAACAAGAAAGTATCAATTTAATTGACAGAATTGCGTCCCATAGAAACCTATGGAATGCATATAAGAAAGTAAAAGGAAATGGAGGAGCACCTGGAATCGATGGTATCACGGTTGATGGACTGAAGGCGCATTTAATAAAATATGAGGAACCATTGAAAAGGAAATTAAAAGATGGTTCCTACCAACCTCAACCAGTGAAACGAGTAGCTATCCCAAAAGCGGATGGCTCCAAACGATATCTAGGTATACCATGTGTATTGGACAGAGTTGTTCAACAAGCCATTCTACAAGTCATCCAACCAATAATTGATCCACACTTTTCAGACAAAAGTTTTGGCTTTCGAAAAGGTCGAAACCAACACCAGGCAATTGCCCTCGCTAAGAAATATTACGAGGAAGGTTATCGAACAGTGGTGGACTGTGACTTGAAAAGTTACTTCGATACGATTCATCACCAGCGACTACGAGCTTATTTGGAAGAATTCATAACAGATAAAATAGTACTTAAGCTAATATGGAAATTCTTACGCTCAGGCATATTGGACAAGGACATCCTCATTGAAACGACAGAAGGTACACCCCAAGGGGGTCCACTCTCTCCAATTCTAGCAAACGTGTATTTAAACAAGCTAGATAGAGAGTTAGAAAAACGAGGACACCGATTCATTCGCTATGCGGATGATTTTGTGATTTATGTAAAGTCACCAAGAGCAGGTGAACGCGTCATGACCAGTGTCAAGAATTTTATCGAAGATGAACTGGGTCTCACAATCAATGAGCAGAAAAGTAAAGTGTGTGGCGCAACAGCAGCTACATTCTTAGGGTTTCATCTACAAAATCTGTCGGGAAAGTGGGATACCGACCAATCAAGTCCGCCAAGAAACGACTAA
- a CDS encoding helix-turn-helix transcriptional regulator, with the protein MKNRLKELRAREGMNQTDLAKKAKISRQTISLIERNEYMPSLLIATKIANVFNEPIEQIFIFEKEELE; encoded by the coding sequence ATGAAAAACAGATTAAAGGAGTTGCGTGCTAGAGAAGGTATGAACCAAACGGATTTAGCCAAAAAGGCAAAGATCTCTCGCCAAACAATTAGTCTGATTGAAAGAAATGAATATATGCCATCATTATTAATCGCCACAAAAATCGCGAATGTATTTAATGAACCCATTGAACAAATTTTTATTTTTGAGAAGGAGGAACTAGAATGA
- a CDS encoding DUF421 domain-containing protein gives MFSITLESFIRIITVGILAYVGLVFFLLTSGKRSLTQLNAFDLVVTVAIGSVLSTILLDKNVSLLEGLLAFVLLILLQFLLTFTSVRWEKFNKIIKSEPSLLYLNGSFLRETMKKERISEGDILQSVRNDGIGDLKEVKAIVLENDGSLSVINGELGNSLANVRLTRES, from the coding sequence ATGTTCTCCATAACATTGGAAAGTTTTATTCGAATTATCACTGTTGGCATTCTTGCTTATGTCGGTCTCGTCTTCTTTCTGCTGACTTCCGGGAAACGGTCGTTAACCCAATTAAATGCTTTCGATTTAGTCGTAACAGTAGCAATTGGTTCTGTCCTCTCTACAATTTTATTGGATAAAAATGTGAGCTTGCTGGAGGGACTGTTAGCATTTGTCCTGTTGATCCTCTTGCAATTCCTATTGACATTCACATCTGTACGTTGGGAAAAATTCAATAAAATTATTAAATCCGAGCCGAGCCTGCTCTATTTGAACGGTTCATTTCTTAGAGAAACTATGAAAAAAGAAAGAATTAGCGAGGGCGATATACTGCAGTCTGTACGGAATGATGGAATCGGCGACTTAAAGGAAGTGAAAGCCATCGTTCTCGAAAACGATGGCAGCTTATCAGTTATTAACGGAGAACTGGGAAATTCCTTGGCTAATGTAAGGTTAACTAGAGAAAGCTAA